ttttaaatacattacacTGTGGGTGCATCTTTAACGCACATAGTTCTTGGGATACAGCTTGAAGAGCTTCCCCTCCTGCGTGGGCTCAAATCCATATTTCTCCAGCTGTTCTTTGCTAAAAGTGCCCTCTTCAAAGTCTTTCTGGATCTGAGGGGCAACAACCTCCGCAAACACACTTTGTGCTGTAAGTGGAGGCTCTGTTCCTCTAGGGGAGCGATATGATACGTAGGGTTTGAGTTTGAATCCCTCCAAGTTAGGCACCACAAACTCAGGAATCATGGCCCGTATGGACAGAAACTTTCTGCTGGAGAGCCTCAGTCCAGTGGGCCTCGCACCCCTGCCTTTATTATGAGTCCTTGATCCACGTTTGCTGGTGAACTCAGCCATTCTGTCCGCTCCTCTTACCAGACCCCTCATCAGCGTGGATAACACACCCATGGTGCCACAGCGTTTTCTCCTTCCAGGACAGAGAAAACCTGCGGAGAATTAACGATTGTTTTACACTTATATTCTAGTGAAGACACCACAAGTACAACACCCAAAGAATACCTGAATTTTGCCACCAACACGTCAGCTGTCGtgttatttctttaaattgtCTAAGGATTTATATCCTTGTAAACACGAGTGGACAAAGTATGACAATCAAGGGAGTCTTACGAAGCAATCACCTggaacaatatttttttctggcacGCAAGCGTTAACTTTCCTCCGTTTGTTTGTTTCCGCTTACTGAATCAATTGAGGGTGTTAGCGGTTTCAGGTAAAGAAAACCTGCGTTAAATTTCTAACTTATGTTAGAGAATATTTGAAAGTGCTGTGATGCCTACTGTGTACgattaactagctagctagctagctagctaacgatAACTTAAGAGCCAGCTAATGTTGCACCGTATGCTGGCAAGCTAATTGTGGATTTACACTAAAATGGTAGATACAATTTAAATgttataattttaaattacCCACAAATTCATAAATGGTTAGCGTTATAAAATTCGACTCCTCTCACCTTGAAAGCACACTGTTGGTCCAATGTAAGTAATGTGCCTGACTGTCTAATGAAATGCTCAGTGATTGGCCGAAAGGCAACACGATCCACCAATTAAAATCCTAGATACTAGTATTGCGCTGTCGGTGATTGGGTTGCATCAAGTGAGCCAGAGTTAcctaaaacacagacaaattacccttcaaaataaatgctTAAAAGGCACAATCGTATTTGCAAAGCAAAAATATATCTCTGTATCTCTGTTAATGTTTAGCTGAACTATGGATATACGTTTTTATCACTAAAACGTAAAATCCAGCTATTGAACTGCACGCTACATCCTCTTTGAAAACAGTCTACTGTGCCTACATTACATCTGCGTTTCCGTACATTTTCTTCAATGAGGGTCTTATTTTGATAGAATAACAGGAcagccagatttttttttccaaacagtCTTTACACTATACTAAGGCATGTAGATAAACACAAACTCCACTGAAAGCTTTGACACAAGAGAGGTACGTGGGAAAAATTGTTTGGTCTGTTCAGTCGAAATTGGTTAGCTAAAGGTCTATTTGTTTGTTGGTATTTGTTATAGACTCTGTCAATGTAGACTCGTTCTTTCAGGTTTTCGCTTGTATTGGTTTGTCTTCTTGTTGTGTAGCGGACTGCAGCCACAGAAGTTTTGACATTAAATTTTGGCTCTCTATGTACTGCTCAAATGTCAACTATTGGTCAATCTTAAACTGTAGAAGTGTGTTATTTCGCGTCTTCTACACCATAACGTtactaaattacatttaaatccTGTCAACCGAGCTCCGTGTTGTCGCCGAACTCTTAAATAATTGACTAGCAATTCATTCTGCTTTCATTGCTCTCCAGCAAATGCGCTCACAGGATACGACGTGAATTACTAAAATGCACTTTTCTATTCGGCCTAGGCATAATCCaatcatctgttttttttaaaataaagtttggcACATAAAGACGGACCCAGGCTAATTCAACATGGGAAGTAAATAAGCGAGAGAAGTGAAGTATTTCGTAAACAAACTAAACGTGATGGCCAATATCTCCCCCCTGTTCCCTTGGACGAGCTTTCtacctttgtttttttcccagagctgtgtctgtctgactgtaGAGCCCATTGGAGTAGGCTATATCAGTGTGTAAGTGCAGGAGGGGCTGTCCGGTTACAAGCACTGAGCTTCTGACCTCGTTTTCTTCAGCCAAGTAGGTGATCTTTAACCCAGATTTCTGAAACCTTTTGCTCTGTGACCCTGTGTCGGTCAATTGGGTAGAGCAAGGCACTAATGTTGCTAGAGTCAACTGTTCAGTATTAATTGCACGTTTTCCCCCATGAGatgttgtaattttttaaaaaacttttattaAAGGTCCTCTTTATAGTTTAAATTCATTCATTGCCTTGTTTTAGTGGTGCATTATCTTTTTTAACAGGCATGGAAGATAACGATGAAGAGGAAAGCTGCAGTATATACCCAGTATGTTGTTCTCCAACACCATTCATTGCACTTCACTGTCTGAAAATTTAGTTTCATTTCATTGTCCTTAGCAAGGCATTTAAGTACTCATAACTCTGATGTGTATTTCCCCTTGAAATACATGACAAATGCATTACAAATCTCTTATTCATTATTCTGCAATGCTTTATGTTTTTCACCCGATTATTTGGCTTGtggtgtgtaaaaaaaaaaaatagattgtCATTTTGCCTTCATGAAATGCTAAAGAAAAGTTGTTGTTTAGTCATATTTTCAACTGAACACGGCTGTCCTAATCCTTGTTCTGCTCCGATTGCTCTCACACTCCTTAACACCGCCTGTCCCATCTCCAGGTGATTTCATTCCCTCAGTGTTGTGTTTCGTGCTTGATGTTTCAGAGCCCGGTTCCACTCAAGGTCGGGATGCACCAGTTTGTGGCGGAAAGGACGGAAGCCAATATGGTAACCACTGACAGTCAATTTCTGACTCTAATGGTTTGACTGGGACATTGTTTGCAAAtggtgtttttggttttaatgaATGTAATATGTGTGTTGAAGTGCACTGGAGCAAAGGATGTACTGGGGGCACATATGTTCTTGTCATTTAGCACATAATAACAATCTACCAAAAACATGTTGAGTAAACGTGGATGGGTAGAATAAAAGCGAGGGTTCTGATATTAGATATGAGTATAATATAGcccatttaaatgttttgaatgttctgtctgtttttcttccagTGGACGGCTGTGCTTGTTGGAGCTGTGACAGTTGTTTCTGTCGTTGGAGTTGTTGTGTTCCTTCTTTACAGAAGATACAAACTGTCAAGTCAGTGCCCTGAACATTGTATATCCTGTTCTGTTTCAGAGTACATTCGTAATTACACtacatttgtaatattttcaatatgtaAAGATGTGCAAAATACGCCCGAATACACTGTTTATGCATTACAAGGTGTTGGGTCAGAGTGATGATTGTTAcagtattatatgtttttatcatATGTCCGTGTTTCAGAGACAACAAACAGtttcacacacaagcatgcatttTAAGAGTTAAATTTAAACTGGTTattgatttttgaaaaattGCCAGTATCAATAATTTTGTAGATATAGTACAGGTAATTAATAATATTGTGTGAACTGTGAATTTCTCCCAGGGGATAAATAAAGTGTCCGTCCATCCGTctgtttttaaatactgtatgtcattttttaaagtgaCCATGTTCatgcaaaaggaaaagaaatcaaGTAGTCAGTGCATGAATTTTGTTATTCTCAGGGATGAAACTGCAGGGTGATTTAATCAGACACGATTTACAGCATCACCCCGGTACATCAGTTCAGTGCTAGTATGAGGAGCACAAACCGATACAGTAGATTGCAAAAGGTCTTACAGAGGATGTCTGGTGTGTTTCAGAGGAGGAGGCTGGCGTTCCTCACTATCGCTTcaggaagagagacaaagtgATGTTCTATGGCCGAAAGATCATGAGAAAGGTCAGTGGCTTCTTAAACATCCCACTCAGTGTCGCCCCTTTCTATAGACATATAACACACTGCCCCAACCTggcagtgtgtgcatgtgtgtgtgaggttgttttttttaacagttaataATACACTTTCCACAAAACTTTAAAGAGGCTGACTGTCTGCTGATCGTAAGTCTGCTTGGGCTCTCTATCAAGGGCGTGGCTACTCTGGCCTCACTTTTAAGTCACAGAGATAAGCATCAGattcctgaaaaaaaaatacctgTCAATCTTTGAAAACCCATAATGTAGTCTAACAAGAACTTCCactgttctgaaggtatttttAGAGTCTTCAAAGATTTTTAACCCTCTGAATGAAAGAAATACAGTGAGCTCAGGTTGTAAACGCTGGTTTCAGAGCACAGCAttgacagacagcagcaaagTCTGTTAATACTGTGTTGACGCCCACAAGTTTAAGGCTATATACGAAATATCATACAGCGAATGTTCAGCTACTCCTCCTCTGACAGTATATCTCATTGTGTAAATATCCAAGTGATACTGCTACAGTGTagtattgtagaaaaggtttcaatcatagtcatctggacactgttttcagaatcaagacgtttcggctcccatcaggaagtcattctcaattgtgaaaaatgaaccgggaactcagaaatttaagctactctgtgttacataagccctgcccccaacagatactcaggtagattccttcctgagggcagggcttatttTGGACAATGTAGTATTGAacgttaaaggtccagtgtgtaacatttaggaggagctattggcagaaatggattataatattcataagtatgttttcattagtgtataatcacctgaaaataagaattgttgtgttttcattaccttagattAAGCCGCTTACTGTATATCTAcgtagggagcgggtccccttccacggaggttgccatgttgcaccgccatgtttctacagtagcccagaatggtttcgtagtttctcctacacgcttggaaggggagggtgatgcgagcggtattcaaatggttgcaatctgcaatttcaccgctagatgccactaaatcctacacactgcttcTTTCAATTAGGCTTACTTAGTACTTAAAAAGTAACAATAGCCTACTCTACAGCATTTGGCTATTCTATCCACCTCTGCTGAGGATGTTACCATTACATTTAAATTGGTAGATTAAGTTAAATACAGTTACCTTCTAAACTTGACATTAGGTAAATCTGCACATATATATAAGCATATTTGGCGTTTCCATTATCAGAAACATCTTTCCTTCTGTAAATCATCACATAAATGCAAACACGTCAAATCCCCAAACTTTTCCTGTTGCAGGTTCAGACGTTGTCCTCAGCCCCTGCCTCTAATTCTAACTCAGCTTCCCggcagagagtgaggaagaggacCAAAGTCCTGTCTATAGCTCGCAAGTGAGTTCCTTTTTTAAGCATTTGGTGTAGACAGAAGATAAGCTTTGAGCGTGCATTCTTCACCTTGGGAACagttgtttgacaaaataatcttaactcaaggtccacttacttggaccttgagttaagattattacCAGATAAACTGGTATTTTAAGATACCAGGgaacagaaaaaagacattatCAGAGCCAGCCACCACTAAACATTGGATCTACTGTACATATATGATGAATTTTAAAAACTGCTTAAGCTTAGAGTAATTATAAATACTTTTTCaataaagtccaatatttaAATTCTTCAGCGTTTAATAAACAgacatacatttattaaaaaggaGGATTTGTAATATAAATACACAGaataaatgtataatgaaaaatttaatattttatttaatataatgatataatataatgatataataatataatgatgtgtttttattgagtTCAGAAAAGAGGTAAGTTCCAATTTAGATGAGAGAAACTAGGTTTAGAGTGTTGAAATAAGATGTGTAAATTTTGCTCAGACTTATAAGCTGAGACTTGGTTCAGAGACTTTTTCTACCAATCCGAGTAAAAAAGTACATCTTTACAGTAtgaagaatgtgttttttatatgtgtgtgtttgtgttaggaTCCTGCGCATCCGGAAGGAGCCCCCCACCCTGCAGCCCAAGGAGCCTCCTCCCTGTCTGCTGGAGGCTGACCTGACTGAGTTTGATGTGCAGAACTCCCATCTGCCCTCTGAGGTGCTGTACATGCTGAAAAATGTCAGGTAAGTAAAACTACGCCTTACTCACAGCTACCTTCTTTCTCCACACACTGCATTATCTATATTTCAAAATTACtttaacgattaatcgattatcagaagAGTTGCAGATCAAAATTCATTCATGGTATTACCGTGTTGGGCTAAGTCTTTTGTcttcattaaaacaacatgGCATAATGAATCCTCTCAGCCCACCAtttgtaaacagatacaccagtcTTCCTCTGTTGCACTTCTGAGGGAGTAGCTACTGAAGGTGTGTTTTCTGGCCCCAGTGGTTGACACACTGCAACCtgtattattaaaacacacttaGCAGTTAATACAGTTGTCACCAAACCAACCAGGAGTGAAATCTAAAGGATTATAACTTAACGctgattttctttcaaaatgaaaaaccttTATACTGAATCTCTTGTACATCTATGGTGTCAGAATCAGAAGTGGATTTGTTATATCTTGGATATGAtacagttttacatttctattgTGGGTATACcttaatttgacattttcataGTGTTACATTTCATGACTATTAATGGAAACGTGGTTATTATCATTAGTAGTAATATAACTACGCCATATGTACACGTGTGTTGTAACCAGGGTGCTCGGCCACTTCGAGAAGCCTCTTTTCCTGGAGCTGTGTCGTCACATGGTGCTGATCCAGCTGCACCAGGGAGAGGGACTCTTCCGACCCGGTGACACTGATGACAGTATTTACGTGGTTCAAGATGGCCGCCTGGAGCTGTGCATCCACGAGAGTGTAAGACCACAGGGCTGACCACAACGCCTACTGCTTCACAGAAATCCCAAGAAAATTTCACACTCAGCGATGGATTagtacttgttttttctgttttgtgtatatTGGTGATCAGTGAGGAAAAGTGTTGGAACCCTGTGTTGTGATTGTTGTTCTGCTCTCACTTTGAGATTTGATTGCATTTTCTTACTGCAGGATGGTACAGACGCTGTGGTGAAGGAAGTTTTACCAGGAGACAGTGTTCACAGTTTGCTTAGTATCCTGGACATCATCACTGTACGTCTTCATCCCCATATGAAATAAGCTTGCATTTTAGAACAAATTTTTAAAACGTAGCTGTCACATTGCACATAACATACTATTAGATCAATTCTAGCTgagtgtgatttatttttactgGAATGGTGACCTATGTTCTGTACAAATTTTGTATCTTATATTGTGTTTCAATCATTCAGTACATCAGCCcttcttttattcatttttttattcatgtcCACGTTATGTATATCTTGTAACTCTGTTTTGTGAAGGTTTTTACTACTAATTCATAACATCCTTCTTTCTCCACACACTGTATTATCTGTATTTAAGGGCTATCCAGCACCTTACAAAACAGTGTCTGCAAGAGCTGCAGTTCCCTCCACTGTCCTCCGTCTTCCAGCTGCAGCCTTTCAGTCAGTCTTTGAGAAGTATCCTGAAACTCTGGTCCGTGTCATCCAGGTAAAGTGTCCACTGATAAAGAGAAGCATTTGATTCATTAAGTGAGCTACAGGCATTGCAAGTACCACCTTAGCCAGTGcataacatgcaacaaaagcACAGGCAGCTTCAGAATATGTATCCattccctttttttgttttggtattaACAGTGTAGtctgtattttctctttgttgtcctgtttctctcctgtcctctgtaGATAATCATGGTGCGTCTCCAGAGAGTGACCTTCCTTGCCTTACACAACTACCTTGGCCTGACCACTGAGCTCTTCAACCcggtactgtttttttttttcgccATACTGTGCTCCAGGCTGGTTTGACCGATATGgattgtgcaaaaaaaaaaattgattcaATTACCTTACTTTTCACTTGTCTATGACTGGCATTTTTGACTTGacactttgttttattatcatgCTGCTCTGCTTCATTCTGTTCTCTGATATGCAACATTGTCTCTAAGTGTGTTCCTTCCTAAGGGCATTAGTAGTGTTTAACAACAGGTCATGTATATACAAGACACCAAGACAATGTCCGAATTCTGCACAGGTGTACAAAAAACGACACCCAATGGACGTACAAATTCTCAGATAGCCACAAGTGGCAAGTAAAGAGACAGAGGcgtaaatacattacatttgtaGCAGACCAAGGCATGATATCTATAGAGAGAATACAACAGCAATGCAATTTATCAAAGGTCAGTCAAAATTATTAGAAGGATTTAAAACTGTCATTAAAGCCTGCAGGGATTATGATGCTTAGCCTGTCAATCCAAAGCATCTCTTTTTGGGTAAGATGGTTTGGAGTATAACCTTTCTTTCTAATAAAACTGTTAAACTTTGTAACCACTTGAGCCAATATAATTGGCTAATGATTAGTGAAatgttattgtattttgtgaaatgtcgtgttttgtgaaatgttgctgtgttttgacCCTCACAGCCAccgtatatatgtgtgtgttacaggagAGCCAAGCCATCTCCTTGGTGTCGGTTGCCCATGTTCTGGGTGAGGCTCATCCACACAGAGGCCTCCGCAGGCAGCCTTCCCACTCTGATGATATGGGCTCCGAAAAAGCTGATCCAGGTCAGAAACAACAGCATTCTCTCGACATTTCGTAGTTAGGTTGCGGCAATGTGTGTGAAGTAATGTTTGTCTAAAGATATCTGTTTTCTTGTTACACACTATAACAGAAAAGTCCAGCCTCTCTGACGTGTCGACATCTAAATACAAGAaatctcgctctctctccacCCCAATCGCTGTTACAGGTATACACATACGCATTATCagttttatatacatatattatatatttttattttcagtgcctTTCTTGTATCGATAGAACATATGCAATTCAACAATGTCAACGCTGCATGTTACTTGCTTATCTAAATAGATTCAAA
This sequence is a window from Siniperca chuatsi isolate FFG_IHB_CAS linkage group LG5, ASM2008510v1, whole genome shotgun sequence. Protein-coding genes within it:
- the mrpl41 gene encoding 39S ribosomal protein L41, mitochondrial, producing the protein MGVLSTLMRGLVRGADRMAEFTSKRGSRTHNKGRGARPTGLRLSSRKFLSIRAMIPEFVVPNLEGFKLKPYVSYRSPRGTEPPLTAQSVFAEVVAPQIQKDFEEGTFSKEQLEKYGFEPTQEGKLFKLYPKNYVR